One stretch of Micromonospora echinospora DNA includes these proteins:
- a CDS encoding FMN-dependent NADH-azoreductase, giving the protein MAHLLHIDSSITGERSISRRLSARAAAAWRAAHPDGTVTYRDLGQNPLPHLNTASGLARMVPPDQHTPEQQASWQLTEEVVAEVKEADTVLLGLPLYNYGAPSSVKSWVDHLIAPGIAYDPVTNAGLLGDRQFVVLVSRGGGYGPGTPREGWDHAEPWLPHGLSLTGLEPLFICAELTLAPVNPAMAELIPLFEQSLAAAERAVDDLWVPASAAA; this is encoded by the coding sequence ATGGCACACCTACTGCACATCGACTCCAGCATCACCGGGGAGCGGTCGATCAGCCGGCGGCTCAGCGCCCGCGCCGCCGCCGCCTGGCGCGCCGCCCACCCGGACGGCACCGTCACCTACCGCGACCTGGGCCAGAACCCGCTGCCGCACCTGAACACCGCGAGCGGCCTCGCGCGCATGGTGCCGCCGGATCAGCACACCCCCGAGCAGCAGGCGTCCTGGCAGCTGACCGAGGAGGTGGTGGCCGAGGTGAAGGAGGCCGACACGGTCCTGCTCGGGCTCCCGCTCTACAACTACGGCGCGCCCAGCAGCGTGAAGTCCTGGGTCGACCACCTGATCGCCCCCGGCATCGCGTACGACCCGGTGACGAACGCCGGGCTGCTCGGCGACCGCCAGTTCGTCGTCCTGGTCAGCCGCGGCGGCGGGTACGGCCCGGGCACCCCGCGCGAGGGCTGGGACCACGCCGAGCCGTGGCTGCCGCACGGCCTGTCCCTGACCGGCCTGGAGCCGCTGTTCATCTGCGCCGAGCTGACCCTGGCCCCGGTCAACCCGGCGATGGCCGAGCTGATCCCGCTGTTCGAGCAGAGCCTCGCCGCGGCCGAGCGGGCCGTCGACGACCTGTGGGTGCCCGCCTCGGCGGCCGCCTGA
- a CDS encoding NADH-quinone oxidoreductase subunit A: MTGYLGSYATLGLLLLAAVLFFVTAFSANRVLRPSRPAEPWGKRATYECGIDPVGGDWAQMQIRYYVYAYLYVLFAVEAVFLFPWALVFDRPGFGATTVVEMGVFVSIVALGILYAWRRGVLRWT; this comes from the coding sequence GTGACCGGATATCTCGGCTCGTACGCCACGCTCGGTCTGCTGCTGCTCGCCGCCGTGCTCTTCTTCGTGACGGCGTTCTCCGCGAACCGGGTGTTACGTCCGAGCCGTCCGGCCGAGCCGTGGGGTAAGCGGGCCACGTACGAGTGCGGCATCGACCCGGTCGGCGGCGACTGGGCCCAGATGCAGATCCGCTACTACGTCTACGCCTACCTGTACGTGCTCTTCGCGGTCGAGGCCGTCTTCCTGTTCCCGTGGGCGCTGGTGTTCGACCGGCCCGGTTTCGGTGCCACCACAGTCGTCGAGATGGGCGTCTTCGTGTCGATCGTCGCGCTCGGCATCCTCTACGCCTGGCGGCGCGGCGTCCTGCGCTGGACCTGA
- a CDS encoding 2-oxoacid:ferredoxin oxidoreductase subunit beta, with product MSEPVALKLTAKDFKSDQEVRWCPGCGDYAILAAVQGFMPELNIPRENIVFVSGIGCSSRFPYYMNTYGMHSIHGRAPAIATGLSVSRPDLSVWVVTGDGDALSIGGNHLIHALRRNVNLKILLFNNRIYGLTKGQYSPTSEVGKITKSTPAGSADAPFNPLSLALGAEATFVARTIDSDRKHLQSVLRAAAQHEGSAFVEIYQNCNIFNDGAFDPLKEPATRDDFLIRLEHGQPITFGKDGQFCVVHPPGGFGLEVRETANTPAEEIVVHDAGVADPAYAFALSRLPGLDLSNTPIGVFRSVGRPSYDSVVQEQVAAAKAGVDKTPEQQLAALLGSGDTWTIL from the coding sequence ATGTCTGAGCCCGTCGCCCTCAAGCTCACCGCCAAGGACTTCAAGTCCGACCAGGAGGTGCGCTGGTGCCCCGGCTGCGGCGACTACGCCATCCTGGCGGCCGTGCAGGGCTTCATGCCGGAGCTGAACATCCCCCGGGAGAACATCGTCTTCGTCTCGGGCATCGGCTGCTCGTCGCGCTTCCCGTACTACATGAACACGTACGGAATGCACTCGATCCACGGCCGCGCCCCGGCGATCGCCACCGGCCTGTCGGTGTCCCGGCCGGACCTGTCGGTCTGGGTGGTCACCGGTGACGGCGACGCGCTCTCCATCGGCGGCAACCACCTGATCCACGCGCTGCGCCGCAACGTGAACCTGAAGATCCTCCTGTTCAACAACCGGATCTACGGGTTGACCAAGGGCCAGTACTCGCCGACCTCCGAGGTCGGCAAGATCACCAAGTCGACGCCGGCCGGCTCGGCGGACGCGCCGTTCAACCCGCTGTCGCTGGCGCTCGGCGCCGAGGCCACGTTCGTGGCCCGGACGATCGACTCGGACCGCAAGCACCTCCAGTCGGTGCTGCGCGCCGCCGCCCAGCACGAGGGCTCGGCGTTCGTGGAGATCTACCAGAACTGCAACATCTTCAACGACGGCGCGTTCGACCCGCTGAAGGAGCCGGCCACCCGGGACGACTTCCTGATCCGGCTGGAGCACGGGCAGCCGATCACGTTCGGCAAGGACGGGCAGTTCTGCGTCGTCCACCCGCCGGGTGGCTTCGGCCTGGAGGTCCGGGAGACCGCGAACACCCCGGCCGAGGAGATCGTCGTGCACGACGCGGGCGTGGCCGACCCGGCGTACGCGTTCGCGCTGTCCCGGCTGCCCGGCCTGGACCTGAGCAACACCCCGATCGGGGTGTTCCGGTCGGTGGGCCGCCCCTCCTACGACAGCGTGGTGCAGGAGCAGGTCGCGGCCGCCAAGGCCGGCGTCGACAAGACCCCGGAGCAGCAGCTCGCCGCGCTGCTCGGCAGCGGCGACACCTGGACGATTCTCTGA
- a CDS encoding 2-oxoacid:acceptor oxidoreductase subunit alpha, translated as MTKQIRQLDRVVIRFAGDSGDGMQLTGDRFTSETAQLGNDISTLPNFPAEIRAPAGTLPGVSSFQVHFADYDILTPGDAPNVLVAMNPAALKANLADLPRGADIIVNTDEFTRRNLAKVGYAASPLDDDSLAGYAVHPVALTSMTIGALAEHDVSKKDAERAKNMFALGLLSWMYSRPYESTLRFLERKFAARPELVAANVAAFRAGWNFGETTEDFSVRYEVKPAKMRPGTYRNITGNAALSLGLVAAGVRSGLPVFLGAYPITPASDILHELSKHKKLGVVTMQAEDEIAAVGAALGASYGGSLGVTTTSGPGVALKSETISLAVALELPLVIVDVQRAGPSTGMPTKTEQADLNMALYGRHGEAPVAVIAPKSPSDCFHAALEAARIALTYRTPVILLSDNYVANGSEPWLLPDVESLPDLRVEFATKPNGEDGTTFLPYLRDPQTLARPWAVPGTAGLEHRIGGLEKADKTGDISYDPANHDFMVRTRAARIETIPVPDVEVEDPDGDARVLVLGWGSTYGPIGAACRGLRQRGLSVAQAHLRHLAPMPANLGEVLARYDKVVVPEMNLGQLAHVIRARYLVDAIGYNQVRGLPFTAAELETILEEVLKNV; from the coding sequence GTGACCAAGCAGATCCGTCAGCTGGACCGGGTGGTCATCCGGTTCGCCGGGGACTCCGGCGACGGCATGCAGCTCACCGGCGACCGGTTCACGTCGGAGACGGCGCAGCTGGGCAACGACATCTCCACGCTGCCCAACTTCCCCGCCGAGATCCGCGCCCCCGCCGGCACCCTCCCCGGCGTGTCCAGCTTCCAGGTGCACTTCGCCGACTACGACATCCTGACCCCGGGTGACGCGCCGAACGTGCTGGTGGCGATGAACCCGGCAGCGCTCAAGGCCAACCTGGCCGACCTGCCGCGCGGTGCGGACATCATCGTCAACACCGACGAGTTCACCCGGCGCAACCTGGCCAAGGTCGGCTACGCGGCCAGTCCGCTGGACGACGACTCGCTCGCCGGGTACGCGGTGCACCCGGTGGCGCTCACCTCGATGACGATCGGCGCGCTGGCCGAGCACGACGTCTCCAAGAAGGACGCCGAGCGGGCCAAGAACATGTTCGCGCTCGGGCTGCTGAGCTGGATGTACTCCCGCCCGTACGAGTCGACGCTGCGCTTCCTGGAGCGCAAGTTCGCGGCCCGTCCCGAGCTGGTGGCGGCGAACGTGGCCGCGTTCCGGGCCGGCTGGAACTTCGGCGAGACCACCGAGGACTTCTCCGTCCGGTACGAGGTCAAGCCGGCCAAGATGCGGCCCGGCACCTACCGGAACATCACCGGCAACGCGGCGCTGTCGCTGGGCCTGGTGGCCGCCGGGGTGCGCTCCGGGCTGCCGGTGTTCCTCGGCGCGTACCCGATCACGCCGGCCTCGGACATCCTGCACGAGCTGAGCAAGCACAAGAAGCTCGGCGTGGTCACCATGCAGGCCGAGGACGAGATCGCCGCGGTCGGGGCCGCGCTCGGCGCGTCGTACGGCGGCTCGCTCGGCGTCACCACGACGAGCGGTCCCGGTGTGGCGCTGAAGAGCGAGACGATCTCCCTCGCGGTGGCGCTGGAGCTGCCGCTGGTCATCGTCGACGTGCAGCGGGCCGGACCGTCCACCGGCATGCCCACCAAGACCGAGCAGGCCGACCTGAACATGGCCCTGTACGGCCGGCACGGCGAGGCGCCGGTCGCGGTGATCGCGCCGAAGTCGCCGTCGGACTGCTTCCACGCGGCGCTGGAGGCGGCCCGGATCGCGCTCACCTACCGCACGCCGGTGATCCTGCTGTCGGACAACTACGTCGCCAACGGCTCCGAGCCGTGGCTGCTGCCGGACGTGGAGTCGCTGCCCGACCTGCGGGTCGAGTTCGCCACGAAGCCCAACGGCGAGGACGGCACCACCTTCCTGCCCTACCTGCGGGACCCGCAGACGCTGGCCCGTCCGTGGGCGGTGCCCGGCACCGCCGGGCTGGAGCACCGGATCGGCGGTCTGGAGAAGGCCGACAAGACCGGCGACATCTCGTACGACCCGGCCAACCACGACTTCATGGTGCGGACCCGGGCGGCCCGGATCGAGACCATCCCGGTGCCGGACGTCGAGGTGGAGGACCCGGACGGCGACGCCCGGGTGCTGGTGCTGGGCTGGGGCTCCACGTACGGCCCGATCGGCGCGGCCTGCCGTGGCCTGCGCCAGCGCGGGCTCTCGGTGGCCCAGGCGCACCTGCGGCACCTGGCCCCGATGCCGGCCAACCTCGGCGAGGTGCTGGCCCGGTACGACAAGGTGGTCGTCCCGGAGATGAACCTCGGCCAGCTCGCGCACGTCATCCGGGCGCGCTACCTGGTCGACGCGATCGGCTACAACCAGGTCCGCGGCCTGCCGTTCACCGCCGCCGAGCTGGAGACGATCCTGGAAGAGGTCCTGAAGAATGTCTGA
- a CDS encoding helix-turn-helix domain-containing protein — MSLLRRVIGGVLRRVRLRQGRTLREVAQAAGVSLPYLSEVERGRKEASSEVLAAICRALGIHLADLLEEARDELRRERPTPVGPGISAARFDRVPVARTGPQARVGPPRLSVTRRPAAVSPRPSVTCRPTVSLRPPAARRPVTATPLLGGALRPVGLVPAPLGPALDAATPTGFGGGIRIWLTPSAPAVRPRPRISSAVARRRARAGRRRPVAA, encoded by the coding sequence ATGTCGTTGCTGCGACGCGTGATCGGCGGGGTGCTGCGGCGCGTCCGCCTGCGCCAGGGCCGCACGCTGCGCGAGGTGGCCCAGGCCGCCGGCGTCTCCCTGCCCTATCTGTCCGAGGTCGAACGCGGACGCAAGGAGGCCTCCTCCGAGGTGCTTGCGGCGATCTGCCGCGCGCTCGGCATCCACCTCGCCGACCTGCTCGAAGAGGCCCGCGACGAGCTGCGCCGCGAGCGGCCGACGCCGGTCGGCCCCGGGATCTCGGCAGCCCGGTTCGACCGGGTGCCGGTCGCCCGCACCGGGCCGCAGGCGCGGGTCGGCCCGCCGCGTCTGTCCGTCACCCGCCGGCCGGCTGCCGTTTCGCCCCGGCCGTCGGTGACCTGCCGTCCCACCGTCTCGCTCCGTCCGCCCGCCGCCCGTCGGCCGGTCACCGCCACACCGCTGCTCGGCGGGGCACTGCGGCCCGTCGGCCTCGTGCCCGCGCCGCTCGGTCCGGCCCTCGACGCCGCCACGCCCACCGGGTTCGGCGGCGGCATCCGGATCTGGCTGACCCCCTCCGCCCCGGCCGTCCGCCCCCGCCCGCGTATCTCATCGGCGGTGGCCCGGCGGCGGGCCCGCGCCGGCCGGCGGCGACCGGTCGCCGCGTAG
- a CDS encoding adenylyl cyclase — MRSPDPSRRRFLTLTASAASLTALGLPAGAAAASPATRPAREPDFGPNVFVYDPSTPVEEIQSTLDRLFTAQERNEMGFDRYAVLFKPGRYEVDARLGYYTTVAGLGAHPDDVEIHGAVRVVGQPDPNSPAGISALTNFWRSAENLAVTPTDWSNQWAVSQASPMRRVHVKGILWLEPGNGGYSSGGYIADSKVDGITINGSQQQWLTRDSELGGEWTNGVWNQVFSGVVGAPAQGFPDPPYTTLPTSPVTREKPYLFVDARGAWRVAVPRLRRNTAGTTWATGGAPVPSLPLSAFFLARPTDSAKRINAELARGRHLLLTPGVYHLDRALRVRRPDTVVLGLGMPSLVPDRGDAALRIEDVDGVRIAGVLVDAGPVESPVLVEVGTRHCHRSHATNPISLQDVFFRIGGPYAGRAVTSLVVHSRHTLIDNIWAWRGDHGRAGTIGWTVNTADTGVIVNGDDVTAYGLFVEHYQRWQTIWNGERGRTVFYQSELPYDPPSQAAWRSPTGNGWASYKVADHVRTHEAWGLGVYSYFNQGVDIRCDRGIEAPRRAGVRFHDAITVFLDGSGGIERTINDVGTPVVGSYGTSTVVSYP; from the coding sequence ATGCGATCACCCGACCCCTCCCGCCGCCGCTTCCTCACGCTCACCGCCTCCGCGGCGTCGCTCACCGCCCTCGGCCTCCCGGCCGGCGCCGCCGCCGCGTCCCCGGCCACACGCCCCGCCCGCGAGCCCGACTTCGGCCCGAACGTCTTCGTGTACGACCCCAGTACGCCGGTCGAGGAGATCCAGTCCACGCTGGACCGCCTCTTCACCGCGCAGGAACGCAACGAGATGGGCTTCGACAGGTACGCCGTGCTGTTCAAGCCCGGCCGCTACGAGGTGGACGCCCGGCTCGGCTACTACACGACAGTGGCCGGTCTCGGCGCCCACCCGGACGACGTGGAGATCCACGGCGCGGTCCGGGTGGTCGGGCAGCCGGACCCGAACTCGCCCGCCGGCATCTCCGCGCTCACCAACTTCTGGCGCTCGGCGGAGAACCTCGCGGTCACCCCCACCGACTGGTCGAATCAGTGGGCCGTCTCGCAGGCGTCACCGATGCGGAGGGTGCACGTCAAGGGCATCTTGTGGCTGGAACCCGGCAACGGCGGCTACTCCAGCGGCGGCTACATCGCCGACTCCAAGGTGGACGGCATCACCATCAACGGCTCCCAGCAGCAGTGGCTCACCCGGGACAGCGAGCTCGGCGGCGAGTGGACCAACGGCGTGTGGAACCAGGTGTTCTCCGGCGTGGTCGGCGCGCCCGCGCAGGGCTTCCCCGACCCGCCGTACACCACGCTGCCGACCAGCCCGGTCACCCGGGAGAAGCCGTACCTGTTCGTCGACGCCCGCGGCGCCTGGCGGGTCGCCGTACCGCGCCTGCGCCGCAACACCGCCGGCACCACCTGGGCCACCGGCGGCGCGCCGGTGCCGTCGCTGCCGCTGTCCGCGTTCTTCCTGGCCCGGCCCACCGACTCGGCGAAGCGGATCAACGCCGAACTGGCCCGAGGGCGGCACCTGCTGCTCACGCCCGGCGTCTACCACCTGGACCGGGCCCTGCGGGTACGCCGCCCGGACACCGTCGTGCTCGGCCTCGGCATGCCGAGCCTGGTGCCGGACCGTGGGGACGCGGCGCTGCGGATCGAGGACGTGGACGGGGTCCGCATCGCCGGGGTGCTGGTGGACGCCGGGCCGGTCGAGTCTCCGGTGCTGGTCGAGGTCGGTACGCGGCACTGCCACCGGTCGCACGCCACGAACCCGATCTCGCTGCAGGACGTCTTCTTCCGCATCGGCGGCCCGTACGCCGGGCGGGCGGTGACCAGCCTCGTGGTGCACAGCCGGCACACGCTGATCGACAACATCTGGGCCTGGCGCGGCGACCACGGCCGGGCCGGCACGATCGGCTGGACCGTGAACACCGCTGACACCGGCGTGATCGTCAACGGCGACGACGTGACCGCGTACGGGCTCTTCGTCGAGCACTACCAGCGCTGGCAGACGATCTGGAACGGCGAGCGCGGCCGGACCGTGTTCTACCAGAGCGAGCTGCCCTACGACCCGCCGAGCCAGGCGGCCTGGCGCAGCCCGACCGGCAACGGCTGGGCCTCGTACAAGGTGGCCGACCACGTCCGCACGCACGAGGCGTGGGGACTCGGCGTGTACTCGTACTTCAACCAGGGCGTGGACATCCGTTGTGACCGGGGGATCGAGGCGCCGCGCCGGGCCGGGGTGCGGTTCCACGACGCGATCACGGTGTTCCTCGACGGGAGCGGCGGGATCGAGCGCACGATCAACGACGTCGGTACCCCGGTCGTCGGCTCGTACGGCACCAGCACTGTGGTCAGCTACCCCTGA
- a CDS encoding MarR family winged helix-turn-helix transcriptional regulator, translating into MSATPVEESERRSGPLLDHLARRMRLRSESVLAPLGLRPRHLVALTVLRDSGGISQQALAGTLQLDSTNVVGLLNDLEADGLAERRRSPEDRRRHEVRLTDAGTKRLREAECALAGAEEEILGALAPGERDLLYDLLRRATQGRSSTCGEVMAEGGPGAC; encoded by the coding sequence ATGTCCGCCACACCGGTCGAGGAGTCCGAGCGCCGCTCCGGGCCCCTGCTCGACCACCTGGCCCGGCGGATGCGGCTGCGCTCGGAGTCGGTGCTGGCCCCGCTGGGCCTGCGCCCCCGCCACCTGGTGGCGCTCACCGTGCTGCGCGACTCCGGCGGCATCAGCCAGCAGGCGCTCGCCGGCACGCTCCAGCTCGACAGCACGAACGTGGTCGGGCTGCTCAACGACCTGGAGGCGGACGGCCTGGCCGAGCGCCGCCGCTCCCCGGAGGACCGCCGCCGGCACGAGGTACGCCTCACCGATGCGGGCACGAAGCGACTGCGCGAGGCCGAGTGCGCGCTCGCCGGAGCCGAGGAGGAGATCCTCGGCGCGCTGGCTCCCGGCGAGCGGGACCTGCTCTACGACCTGCTGCGACGGGCCACCCAGGGCCGGTCGTCGACCTGCGGCGAAGTGATGGCGGAGGGCGGCCCGGGCGCCTGCTGA
- a CDS encoding ATP-dependent Clp protease proteolytic subunit: protein MGGIWMLDDRQPAFDDRVFERLLKERIIFLGTEVTEASANQICAQILLLAAEDPERDIFLYINSPGGSVSAGMAVYDTMRYVKNDVATLALGIAGSMGQFLLCAGAVGKRFALPHTRILMHQPSGGMGGTASDITIQAENMLHVKRTMQELIARHTGRTLEEIQRDWDRDRWFTAEEAREYGLIDQVLSRVDQLAG, encoded by the coding sequence ATGGGTGGCATCTGGATGCTCGACGATCGGCAGCCGGCGTTCGACGACCGGGTCTTCGAACGGCTGCTGAAGGAACGGATCATCTTCCTCGGCACCGAGGTCACCGAGGCGTCGGCGAATCAGATCTGCGCGCAGATCCTGCTGCTCGCGGCCGAGGACCCGGAGCGGGACATCTTCCTCTACATCAACTCGCCCGGCGGCTCGGTGAGCGCCGGCATGGCGGTCTACGACACCATGCGGTACGTCAAGAACGACGTGGCGACGCTGGCGCTCGGGATCGCCGGCTCGATGGGGCAGTTCCTGCTCTGCGCCGGGGCGGTCGGCAAGCGGTTCGCGCTGCCGCACACCCGGATCCTGATGCACCAGCCCTCCGGCGGGATGGGCGGCACGGCCTCCGACATCACCATCCAGGCCGAGAACATGCTGCACGTGAAGCGGACCATGCAGGAGCTCATCGCCCGGCACACCGGGCGCACGCTGGAGGAGATCCAGCGCGACTGGGACCGGGACCGCTGGTTCACCGCCGAGGAGGCCCGCGAGTACGGCCTGATCGACCAGGTGCTCTCCCGCGTCGACCAGCTCGCCGGGTGA
- the folP gene encoding dihydropteroate synthase, with product MTGALRLGGRTFGPGELVVMAIVNRTPDSFFDRGATFAQDSALRAVERAVDEGAEIIDIGGVKAGPGDEVDVAEEIRRTVETIAAVRSAFPEVVISIDTWRAEVAVEAVEAGADLLNDTWSGADPALARVAAATGAGLVCSHAGGLAPRTRPHRAAFDDVVTDVVATVTGLAERAAGLGVRRDGILIDPAHDFGKNTRHSLEITRRLAELTATGWPLLVALSNKDFIGETLDLPVPERLEGTLAATAVSAWLGARVFRAHQVRQTRRVLDMVASIRGDRPPAVTRRGLA from the coding sequence ATGACCGGGGCGTTGCGGCTGGGCGGACGGACGTTCGGCCCCGGTGAGCTGGTGGTGATGGCGATCGTCAACCGCACGCCGGACTCGTTCTTCGACCGGGGCGCCACCTTCGCGCAGGACAGCGCGCTGCGCGCGGTGGAGCGCGCGGTGGACGAGGGCGCGGAGATCATCGACATCGGCGGGGTGAAGGCCGGCCCGGGCGACGAGGTGGACGTGGCCGAGGAGATCCGGCGGACGGTGGAGACCATCGCCGCGGTCCGGTCCGCCTTCCCCGAGGTGGTCATCTCCATCGACACCTGGCGGGCCGAGGTGGCGGTGGAGGCGGTGGAGGCCGGCGCGGACCTGCTCAACGACACCTGGTCGGGGGCGGATCCGGCGCTGGCCCGGGTGGCCGCGGCGACCGGCGCCGGGCTGGTCTGCTCGCACGCCGGCGGGCTCGCTCCGCGTACCCGGCCGCACCGGGCCGCCTTCGACGACGTGGTGACCGACGTGGTCGCCACGGTGACCGGGCTGGCCGAACGCGCGGCCGGGCTGGGGGTACGCCGGGACGGCATCCTGATCGACCCGGCGCACGACTTCGGCAAGAACACCCGGCACTCGCTGGAGATCACCCGGCGGCTGGCGGAGCTGACCGCCACCGGCTGGCCGCTGCTGGTGGCGCTGTCGAACAAGGACTTCATCGGCGAGACGCTCGACCTGCCGGTGCCCGAGCGGCTGGAGGGCACGCTCGCCGCCACAGCGGTCTCGGCCTGGCTCGGGGCCCGGGTGTTCCGCGCCCACCAGGTACGCCAGACCCGCCGGGTGCTGGACATGGTGGCGTCGATCCGGGGCGACCGGCCGCCGGCGGTGACGCGGCGCGGGCTGGCCTGA
- a CDS encoding potassium channel family protein, producing MIHFPAQRRGPLSALSLRLLAALGLVFATVFVVWLDRDGYRDVDESGLTLLDCFYYVVVSLSTTGYGDITPVSSSARLANVLFVTPARVLFLIILVGTTLEVLTEQYRTGRRLSRWRRTVKNHVIICGYGTKGRSAVSALLENGTDKSKIVVVERSGPALRQATSNGLVTIEGSATRSSVLEQAHVRTAKAVIIATDSDDASVLVALTVRQLTAGQVRIIAAVREAENAPLLKQSGAHHVIVSSATAGRLLGLSTSAPPLIDVVEDLLTPGQGMALAMRSAERDEVGRPPRELESLVIALVRRGKVVTLNDRAGAVIETGDMLVHVRDDRPQATTAL from the coding sequence GTGATCCATTTTCCCGCGCAGCGGCGGGGGCCACTGAGCGCGCTGAGTCTGCGCCTGCTCGCAGCCCTCGGCCTGGTCTTCGCCACGGTGTTCGTGGTCTGGCTCGACCGCGACGGCTACCGCGACGTCGACGAGAGCGGCCTGACCCTGCTCGACTGCTTCTACTACGTGGTGGTCTCGCTCTCCACCACCGGGTACGGCGACATCACGCCGGTCAGCTCGTCCGCGCGCCTGGCCAACGTCCTGTTCGTCACCCCCGCCCGGGTGCTCTTCCTGATCATCCTGGTCGGCACCACCCTGGAAGTCCTGACCGAGCAGTACCGCACCGGCCGTCGCCTGTCGCGGTGGAGGAGAACCGTGAAGAACCACGTCATCATCTGCGGCTACGGCACCAAGGGCCGCAGCGCGGTCTCCGCCCTGCTGGAGAACGGTACGGACAAGTCCAAGATCGTGGTGGTCGAGCGGAGCGGGCCGGCGCTGCGGCAGGCCACCTCGAACGGCCTGGTGACGATCGAGGGCTCGGCGACCCGCTCGTCGGTGCTGGAGCAGGCGCACGTCCGTACCGCGAAGGCGGTCATCATCGCCACCGACAGCGACGACGCCTCGGTGCTGGTGGCGCTCACCGTCCGGCAGCTCACCGCCGGCCAGGTGCGGATCATCGCGGCGGTACGCGAGGCGGAGAACGCGCCGCTGCTCAAGCAGAGCGGGGCGCACCACGTGATCGTCTCGTCGGCCACCGCCGGGCGGCTGCTCGGCCTCTCCACCTCGGCCCCGCCCCTGATCGACGTGGTGGAGGACCTGCTCACCCCGGGTCAGGGCATGGCGCTGGCGATGCGGTCGGCCGAGCGCGACGAGGTGGGCCGCCCGCCGCGCGAGCTGGAGTCGTTGGTCATCGCGCTGGTCCGCCGGGGCAAGGTGGTCACGCTCAACGACCGTGCCGGCGCGGTGATCGAGACCGGCGACATGCTGGTCCACGTCCGGGACGACCGCCCGCAGGCCACCACCGCGCTCTGA